TGGAAAATACTACTGTATGGAAAGCGAGGTAAAGGTGGATGCTGCGTAATGCTGGAACGATTTTTCATGCTCACTTCTTATTGAACCAAATCTTACGGCTTAGGAGATAGCAAAGTAAGACGATTCCGTATACTAATAATATTGAATAGATAAAATTTAACCTCAAAACTTCAAAGCTGACATTGTTATCAAGAAAGTCTGTTTGCATCTTAAAGCGATGCGGAAAGCCACCCTCATACCCATTTAATCCTGACTTCACTAGGTCTTGATTTATAAAAGGTATTGGAAATCCAAATTGTGCTTTTCTCAACTGTTCTTGACTTTCAATTTGTGTGGTTCCTAGCAACGCGGTCAATAAAACAAAACTAGTACATAGAAACAGAGTAACACAGCAAAAGACAAATTTCTTAACCATATCGTAAGCATACCCTCCAACTTGTGGACTTTGTAAAATTATACCTCTGTGCTGATTGAATGCAACTGACTGACGTTGACCACGGAGCCAATTCTCTCGTACTAGTTATATATCATTATTGGCTACGAGTCGAAGCCGTATCTTCTCTGAAGGGGACGTGGGGACGGGGCCGATCTGTCATACACCGATGTTATGGTGAATATGATGTGTAGGCTGTCACGAGTCTAGCGTCTAAAAAATGGATGTCTACACGAATCGTATAAAAGTTTATTGCTCTCGGCATGCCATAGTCGAAGCCATTGGTTGGGGGGATTCAGATGGACCGTATATTACGTTCCCGTTATGTCGTCCATAAGCCGATCTTGCCGCTGCGTAGCGGGATGCTGTACGAAGGGACGGACCTGTCCCTGCAACGTGAGCTCGTGCTGTTCATTCATGAGCTGCCGGGCGAATTCGAGCAGCAGTCCTTCCTGAGAGCGCTGCAGGCGGTGGCACACTTTAACGATAACCACTTTCTTCAGCTTCTTGACGTCGGGGTGGAAGATACTTCCAGCTATGCCGTCCTGAAGGCGCCGAGCGGTGAGCCGTTAAGCTTGCAGCTCTCGCAGCTGAGCCTCAGTGTTGGTGACGCCGTGCGCTGTGTAACGGAGCTGAGCAGTGGTATCCTTGATGCGCTGGAGCGGGGCATCGCGGGCTACTCCCTAATTGCGGACAATGTGTGGGTGAATGATGAGGGCCGATTACTATATATCAACTATTGGCAAAAAGGCAGCGAAGGCGACGTCGGTGCAGCAGGTCTCGCTTCGCTGATGTATCAGCTGACAACGGGCAGCGAGGCGCTTCCTGTGAGTGCGGAGGCGCGCGAGCTCAAGCTGCTCGCCTGTATGAAGCGCGGTGCTGTGGCGGAGGTGTACGTGCAGCAGATCGTGTCCCTGCTGGTGCGCGGCTGGAACGGGCAGGAGACGCTCGTCTCCTTCATCGTCCAGCTGCAGCGGCTGAAGGAGTCGCTGTCTGCTGCTCATGTGGAGCCGATGGGAGAAGATGCTGGCCGTGGGAGTCGTACTGCGGGTGAGGAAGGTGCGGCTCGGCATGGGGAGATGGAGGCCGGGCGTGCTGGAGCGGAACAGCATGAACAGCGGGAGGCGGAGCGCAGCAGCTCTGGCACTATGCCGATCAGACCGTCACATGCTTCTGCCGCGGCCGCGCAGCAGTCTGTACATTCAGAGGGAGAGGCTCACGCTGAGAAGCCGGATGAGCGCACGGCTGAATTCCAAGCGGTTAAGCTGACTCCAGAGGAGAGAAGTAAATCGTCCAAGGAGTTATTGCATAAGCGCGAGGATGAGGTCGCTGATGTGGCACTAGCCGACGAGGATGAGGGTGAGGATGAGAATGAAGCGCCGCAGCGGGTGTCGCTGCTGAAGAAGGCGCTGTTCGGCTTCCTACTCGCTGGTGTGGCCGCGGTGACAGCCGTGAGCGTGTTCTTGTTCATACTCGAGGCGGGTGCGAATCGTGCAACGCCTAGCCGGCTGAAGGCTGCAGCAGAGGCGAATGCCACAGTGACCCCGCAGGAGGGAACGGCTCAGCGGAAGCCGCCAGCAGCCTCGGAAGGGGCAGCACCGGTCCCGAAGGAGGAGCAGCCTTCCCGTGAAGCAGAGGCGCCTGCTTCGGTGGCCGAGGGAGCTGAGGTAAAGGTGCCGAACCTCGTCGGGCTGAAGAAGGAGGAGGCCGAGAAGCTGGCGCTGTCCTCCGGTGTGAAGTATCAGTATTTTCTCGAGAAGAATGATCAGCCCGCTGCTACCGTCATTCGGCAAAGCCCTGAGCCAGGAGCTACCGTCAAGAAGGGGGAGCAGATGACGTTCTGGGTGAGCAAGGGATCGTGAGTTATTCCTCCTTCGTACGATCAATCGCCTCCGCCATCGTTCGGTCGGTGAGATGGGCGTAGATTTGCGTCGTCTCGGGCGAGGCGTGACCGAGCTGCTCCTGCGTTTTGTACAGATCGTTGCGCAAGTAATAGTCCGTCGCGAACGAGTGCCGCAGCTTATGCACAGACAGGTACGGCTTGCCGAACCGCTTTGCATATTTGATGACCATCTCTTGAATGGCACGCTTAGTCATCCGATCGCCTTCTTTTTTGCCGTTGGCCAGGGCAAGGAAGAGGGCCTTTTCACGCTTCGGCGCCTTGTAGATGGACGAACGCAGCTCCAGATAAGCAGTCAGGTCGTCGATGGCGTCGGCGCGGAAGTAGACGGGCGTTTTGAACGTCTCGTCATTTTTACCTTTGCGGAACACGTACAGCAGCTTCTTCTTCAGATCGACGTCCTCTACATTCAGATTGACGACCTCCGACACACGCAGACCGGAATTAAGAATAAGGCTGACGATGCAGACGTCGCGTGTCTTGTTGATCTCGTAGGCGTAGGTCGCTTGCTTGTTGCTCGCCACATCCGTTCCGTAACCTAACCTGACGTAGTTGATGAATTCGGTGATCTCTACCTCTTGAAGCAGCTTGCCCTCCAGCTTGGCCGCCGTATCCTTCGGCTTATGCGTCCGCTTGATCTCGACCTTGGCCATCACGTTGCGCTTCAGAAGCGGGTAGAAATTCTCATCCTCAGCAATCTGGCTTAAGTAGTGAAAAAGCGACCTCAGCGACGACAGCTTGCGGGATATGGTCGTACGTGTGTTCGCATTCGTTCTACGCGAGGCGAGGTGCATCTTGAAGTTGTCGATGCTCTCCATATGCAGA
Above is a genomic segment from Paenibacillus sp. YYML68 containing:
- the xerS gene encoding tyrosine recombinase XerS, translated to MNVIKAKDRIELDKKLPSMPWYIEKFINYKLPDLSPSSLLEYTRDYETFLSWLIAEGLTTAAHMKGVPIEDLERLHMESIDNFKMHLASRRTNANTRTTISRKLSSLRSLFHYLSQIAEDENFYPLLKRNVMAKVEIKRTHKPKDTAAKLEGKLLQEVEITEFINYVRLGYGTDVASNKQATYAYEINKTRDVCIVSLILNSGLRVSEVVNLNVEDVDLKKKLLYVFRKGKNDETFKTPVYFRADAIDDLTAYLELRSSIYKAPKREKALFLALANGKKEGDRMTKRAIQEMVIKYAKRFGKPYLSVHKLRHSFATDYYLRNDLYKTQEQLGHASPETTQIYAHLTDRTMAEAIDRTKEE
- a CDS encoding PASTA domain-containing protein — protein: MDRILRSRYVVHKPILPLRSGMLYEGTDLSLQRELVLFIHELPGEFEQQSFLRALQAVAHFNDNHFLQLLDVGVEDTSSYAVLKAPSGEPLSLQLSQLSLSVGDAVRCVTELSSGILDALERGIAGYSLIADNVWVNDEGRLLYINYWQKGSEGDVGAAGLASLMYQLTTGSEALPVSAEARELKLLACMKRGAVAEVYVQQIVSLLVRGWNGQETLVSFIVQLQRLKESLSAAHVEPMGEDAGRGSRTAGEEGAARHGEMEAGRAGAEQHEQREAERSSSGTMPIRPSHASAAAAQQSVHSEGEAHAEKPDERTAEFQAVKLTPEERSKSSKELLHKREDEVADVALADEDEGEDENEAPQRVSLLKKALFGFLLAGVAAVTAVSVFLFILEAGANRATPSRLKAAAEANATVTPQEGTAQRKPPAASEGAAPVPKEEQPSREAEAPASVAEGAEVKVPNLVGLKKEEAEKLALSSGVKYQYFLEKNDQPAATVIRQSPEPGATVKKGEQMTFWVSKGS